From a region of the Apis cerana isolate GH-2021 linkage group LG13, AcerK_1.0, whole genome shotgun sequence genome:
- the LOC133667162 gene encoding uncharacterized protein LOC133667162, whose protein sequence is MHKLSLSFALLTYGGYWRPTKWPASSYKYQLYNIYSAFMIFLLYFITFCTCVDSLISKNLKTMSEKFSLCISVLGVSLKVANLFLQRGKIINIMNSLTKENSTPRDEQEKIIQRRNDNYARKLTIYCEILNESAVFFATVGQYKTFINTRTLPVSDWIPYDLSSTELYTISLLYQTVGLLICANASVGNETLIAGLMIQAGVQFEIFCHRAQNLPSLLTVTRNSNVSKKDLRMRYNKIIGDLVRHHLEIRPNGEHRVPVHDFSTVLHKLGGSMPEYL, encoded by the exons ATGCACAAACTTTCTCTATCGTTTGCTCTGCTCACTTACGGTGGCTATTGGAGGCCAACAAAATGGCCGGCTTCCTCGTACAAATATCAGTTGTACAACATTTACTCGGCATTCATGATTTTCCTCTTATATTTCATCACGTTCTGTACTTGCGTGGATTCATTGATCAGCAAAAACTTGAAGACGATGAGCGAAAAATTTTCCCTCTGCATCTCGGTCTTAGGTGTTTCTCTCAAAGTGGCCAACTTGTTCCTTCAACGagggaaaattataaatataatgaacagTCTGACGAAGGAGAATTCCACTCCAAGGGACGAACAGGAGAAAATCATTCAACGGAGAAACGACAATTACGCAAG AAAACTGACCATATACTGCGAGATTCTGAACGAATCGGCAGTGTTCTTCGCGACGGTGGGtcaatataaaacattcatAAATACCAGGACATTACCCGTATCCGATTGGATACCGTACGACTTATCCTCGACAGAATTGTACACGATATCCCTGTTGTACCAAACTGTTGGCCTGTTGATCTGCGCGAACGCGAGCGTGGGCAACGAGACCCTGATTGCCGGATTGATGATACAAGCTGGCGTGCAGTTCGAGATATTTTGTCATCGAGCACAAAATCTGCCCTCCCTGTTGACGGTGACAAGAAACAGCAACGTGTCGAAAAAGGATCTGAGGATGAGATACAATAAGATTATCGGGGATTTAGTTCGACATCACCTTGAA ATTCGTCCGAACGGTGAACACCGTGTTCCAGTACATGATTTTTCTACAGTTCTCCATAAGCTCGGTGGTTCTATGCCTgagtatctataa
- the LOC107993408 gene encoding tropomyosin-1 isoform X2 produces MDAIKKKMQAMKLEKDNAMDKADACEAQAKEANMRADKVNEEVGELQKKLAQVEGDLEANKQNLEQANKDLEEKEKALTNAESEVAALNRKVQLIEEDLERSEERLNTATAKLAEASQAADESSRMCKVLENRAQQDEERMDQLTNQLKEARLLAEDADGKSDEVSRKLAFVEDELEVAEDRVKSGEAKIMELEEELKVVGNSLKSLEVSEEKANQRVEEFKRQLKTLTVKLKEAEARAEFAEKTVKKLQKEVDRLEDELGINKDRYKSLADEMDSTFAELAGY; encoded by the exons ATGGACGCGATCAAGAAGAAGATGCAAGCGATGAAGCTTGAGAAGGACAACGCGATGGATAAAGCGGATGCCTGCGAGGCGCAGGCCAAGGAGGCGAATATGCGCGCGGACAAGGTGAACGAGGAGGTCGGCGAATTGCAGAAGAAGCTCGCCCAGGTGGAAGGCGATCTCGAAGCGAACAAACAAAATTTGGAACAAGCGAACAAGGATctcgaggagaaggagaaagctCTGACCAAC GCCGAGTCCGAGGTCGCCGCTCTGAACCGAAAAGTCCAACTGATCGAGGAGGATCTGGAAAGATCCGAGGAACGATTGAACACCGCCACTGCCAAATTGGCCGAAGCATCTCAGGCCGCTGATGAATCCAGCCG TATGTGCAAAGTATTGGAAAATCGTGCGCAGCAGGATGAAGAGAGGATGGATCAGCTGACCAATCAGCTAAAAGAGGCACGTCTGCTTGCCGAGGACGCTGATGGAAAATCGGACGAAGTATCGCGAAAGCTGGCCTTCGTTGAAGATGAGTTGGAAGTCGCTGAAGATCGAGTCAAGTCTGGTGAAGC CAAGATCATGGAACTGGAAGAGGAACTGAAAGTCGTCGGTAACAGCTTGAAATCTCTGGAAGTATCCGAAGAGAAG GCCAACCAAAGAGTCGAGGAATTTAAACGTCAGCTCAAGACTTTGACGGTGAAACTAAAGGAGGCCGAAGCTCGCGCTGAATTTGCTGAGAAAACTGTCAAGAAACTCCAGAAGGAGGTCGATAGGCTCGAAG
- the LOC107993408 gene encoding tropomyosin-1 isoform X3, with amino-acid sequence MDAIKKKMQAMKLEKDNAMDKADACEAQAKEANMRADKVNEEVGELQKKLAQVEGDLEANKQNLEQANKDLEEKEKALTNAESEVAALNRKVQLIEEDLERSEERLNTATAKLAEASQAADESSRMCKVLENRAQQDEERMDQLTNQLKEARLLAEDADGKSDEVSRKLAFVEDELEVAEDRVKSGEAKIMELEEELKVVGNSLKSLEVSEEKANQRVEEFKRQLKTLTVKLKEAEARAEFAEKTVKKLQKEVDRLEDVLHQQKEKRKTICEELDKTFSELSGY; translated from the exons ATGGACGCGATCAAGAAGAAGATGCAAGCGATGAAGCTTGAGAAGGACAACGCGATGGATAAAGCGGATGCCTGCGAGGCGCAGGCCAAGGAGGCGAATATGCGCGCGGACAAGGTGAACGAGGAGGTCGGCGAATTGCAGAAGAAGCTCGCCCAGGTGGAAGGCGATCTCGAAGCGAACAAACAAAATTTGGAACAAGCGAACAAGGATctcgaggagaaggagaaagctCTGACCAAC GCCGAGTCCGAGGTCGCCGCTCTGAACCGAAAAGTCCAACTGATCGAGGAGGATCTGGAAAGATCCGAGGAACGATTGAACACCGCCACTGCCAAATTGGCCGAAGCATCTCAGGCCGCTGATGAATCCAGCCG TATGTGCAAAGTATTGGAAAATCGTGCGCAGCAGGATGAAGAGAGGATGGATCAGCTGACCAATCAGCTAAAAGAGGCACGTCTGCTTGCCGAGGACGCTGATGGAAAATCGGACGAAGTATCGCGAAAGCTGGCCTTCGTTGAAGATGAGTTGGAAGTCGCTGAAGATCGAGTCAAGTCTGGTGAAGC CAAGATCATGGAACTGGAAGAGGAACTGAAAGTCGTCGGTAACAGCTTGAAATCTCTGGAAGTATCCGAAGAGAAG GCCAACCAAAGAGTCGAGGAATTTAAACGTCAGCTCAAGACTTTGACGGTGAAACTAAAGGAGGCCGAAGCTCGCGCTGAATTTGCTGAGAAAACTGTCAAGAAACTCCAGAAGGAGGTCGATAGGCTCGAAG ACGTATTGCACCAGCAGAAGGAGAAACGCAAAACGATTTGCGAAGAATTGGACAAGACATTCTCTGAGCTTTCTggctactaa
- the LOC107993408 gene encoding tropomyosin-1 isoform X1: protein MDAIKKKMQAMKLEKDNAMDKADACEAQAKEANMRADKVNEEVGELQKKLAQVEGDLEANKQNLEQANKDLEEKEKALTNAESEVAALNRKVQLIEEDLERSEERLNTATAKLAEASQAADESSRMCKVLENRAQQDEERMDQLTNQLKEARLLAEDADGKSDEVSRKLAFVEDELEVAEDRVKSGEAKIMELEEELKVVGNSLKSLEVSEEKANQRVEEFKRQLKTLTVKLKEAEARAEFAEKTVKKLQKEVDRLEGKLLIFFFPPTIFCYIIFKYNGLNTQISNKFQSSFYKYAGGFIFLKKYSLFCYRRIFSECFCTEFKRVSDVIWQNDNNTSIIRCSTEIEYQRLVVNLPISNIVTR, encoded by the exons ATGGACGCGATCAAGAAGAAGATGCAAGCGATGAAGCTTGAGAAGGACAACGCGATGGATAAAGCGGATGCCTGCGAGGCGCAGGCCAAGGAGGCGAATATGCGCGCGGACAAGGTGAACGAGGAGGTCGGCGAATTGCAGAAGAAGCTCGCCCAGGTGGAAGGCGATCTCGAAGCGAACAAACAAAATTTGGAACAAGCGAACAAGGATctcgaggagaaggagaaagctCTGACCAAC GCCGAGTCCGAGGTCGCCGCTCTGAACCGAAAAGTCCAACTGATCGAGGAGGATCTGGAAAGATCCGAGGAACGATTGAACACCGCCACTGCCAAATTGGCCGAAGCATCTCAGGCCGCTGATGAATCCAGCCG TATGTGCAAAGTATTGGAAAATCGTGCGCAGCAGGATGAAGAGAGGATGGATCAGCTGACCAATCAGCTAAAAGAGGCACGTCTGCTTGCCGAGGACGCTGATGGAAAATCGGACGAAGTATCGCGAAAGCTGGCCTTCGTTGAAGATGAGTTGGAAGTCGCTGAAGATCGAGTCAAGTCTGGTGAAGC CAAGATCATGGAACTGGAAGAGGAACTGAAAGTCGTCGGTAACAGCTTGAAATCTCTGGAAGTATCCGAAGAGAAG GCCAACCAAAGAGTCGAGGAATTTAAACGTCAGCTCAAGACTTTGACGGTGAAACTAAAGGAGGCCGAAGCTCGCGCTGAATTTGCTGAGAAAACTGTCAAGAAACTCCAGAAGGAGGTCGATAGGCTCGAAGGTaagcttttaattttttttttcccccccaccATCTTCTGTTACatcatctttaaatataacggTTTAAATactcaaatttcaaataaatttcaaagctcgttttataaatatgcgggtggatttatttttcttaaaaaatattcattattttgttaCCGCAGAATATTTTCAGAGTGCTTTTGTACCGAATTTAAACGGGTATCTGATGTAATTTGGCAAAATGACAACAACACTTCCATTATCCGGTGTTCTACCGAAATTGAATATCAAAGACTCGTAGTCAATTTGCCAATATCGAACATCGTCACACGATGA